The Euphorbia lathyris chromosome 4, ddEupLath1.1, whole genome shotgun sequence genomic interval CGGCAAGggacaaataaaaatgataGGGATATAGGATAACAAAAAGTATAAGATGAGAGCCTACCAATATGCGAGCTGACTCAGGTGACAAATGCTTTCCCTCCTCGCAGACAACAAAGTCTGAAACTAGCTCCACAACACCTGCATATGGCAATTAATTGGATTATCATCACAACTTAACAAGGCATACACACCAGTTTATTTGCATTTCTATGCTATTTACGCCATAGAAAAAAGCAATTGCATACCCTTGTTCAACCTAACAGGCATCCCTTGCTTGCGCAGCAAGGGCTCCATTTCATGAGTAAATTGCTCCAAAGGACCCTCCTTAAGCTCTACCTTTGAAGTTCAAATACAAGAGACAATGTCAGCATAGGCAGATGTTAGTCATATATTGCAGATTGTAGGTTACACcaaattcaacatgtataaCATAAGAAAGTGAAGCATATCATCAAATATTTTGAAAACTAGCCCCATTTGGTATGTTGTAATGGAATGGCCATTACAATAGTCATATCATTTTTGTCGTCACAAATACATCACTTAATTTTTCTTTGCAAATTAATGTAATGGGCATTACCAACAAAAGAGGCATGAATCCCCATTACGATTAAtccttgtatttttattactaatggAGAAATacgaaaaaaacatgaaaaccaaaaaatgcgaaaaagaaaaaaaaatgtgaaaaccgagaaaagaaaatgcaaaaaacgaaaaaaagtgAATCGGAAAACgggaaaaaggtgaaaaaacacgaaaattgagaaaaaaacgGAAAAGAGCAAAAACGAGGAAAACAACGGAAAAGggggaaaaaaggaaaaagaggaaaacgaaaaaatatgaaaattgaaaaaaaaaatgtgaaaaacaccaaaaacatgaaaattgcaTTTTACTAAATAAACATACATATTGTAATGATAATTGCactttatcaattttattaaaatttgtcaaccgaacatggtaatggaatcattatttcattccattacattacacatttgattacattaccaccttgattacattacattgcattacaacttaccaaacggaccctaagtGAAATATCCTAGatcaataaaagaaattaacACTATAGTTTTTTGATTGAAGCCAGAAAAATGCGTATGAAATACACCACCACTTGTCAAAACTAAAATACTGACATGTAGATCGTTTGGAAACTGTACCTTTTCTGATGCAATGGTTCCCGTCCTGGCAAAGTCATATTCTTCAAATTCATTAAATAGCCTGCAAAATATCAATGGAAAGAGGAATATATGAACATTGGGTTTTAAGTTCCAAAATAAAGGTAAACAGTTGCCATCAATCCTTCGCAACTGCATGAAATAGATTAATAATCTTCAAAGTTCAAAAATAAATACACATTGTAATTTGTAAATAACTGGCTCTTTTGAGTTTCTGAAATTCAGGGATCGCCACTGGTCCACTGTACTTGGCATTTAGAGAATCCCAGTGACTACTTCATTCACCTTCACACACTCCTAAACTGAGCATGATTATGGCTCTTATCCACATGCCAAAGCAGCCCCTAGGCACACAAAACTTTGATACTCTACATATCAATCTCTTCTTTCTTAAAGACATTATGTGAATAGGAAAAATCAAAGTTGTTGCAGTTTTCTTTAACCCACGACATTCTTCCAATAAAAAAAGACTAACCAACTAATTTACTTCTGTTTCTAAACAGCAAACAAGGATATAGGAATGATTACATCATAGAAAAGTACGAGTAcctttcaacttcttcttttgACAAGTTGGTCAGAAAAAGTCCAGCATCTCCTCGCAAGAGCTAAACGAAAGCATGAAAGAAAAAGTAACCAAACTAAAGGTAAAAGACAAACGAAAATTCTATAAAGGCGAAGTAATGAGCAAATAAAAACTGATTGATTGCAGAAAGACGCTTACCTTTGAAACTTTGTGAATCCCAGGCCTGATTTCATCAGCAACAGACCGGCCTAAAGACACTT includes:
- the LOC136227726 gene encoding uncharacterized protein; this translates as MPKSKRNKAVSLTKTKKKGREHKESIVNSIREAAETYNAIYVFSFENMRNLKFKEFREKLKATSRFFLGSNKVMQVSLGRSVADEIRPGIHKVSKLLRGDAGLFLTNLSKEEVERLFNEFEEYDFARTGTIASEKVELKEGPLEQFTHEMEPLLRKQGMPVRLNKGVVELVSDFVVCEEGKHLSPESARILRLLGMKMATFRLQLICRWSAEDFELYREGEAESDVDSA